A single window of Pseudomonas benzenivorans DNA harbors:
- the trxA gene encoding thioredoxin TrxA, translated as MSEFITNVSDASFDEEVIQAEGPVLVDYWAEWCGPCKMIAPVLDEIAQTYQGKLKVCKLNIDENQDTPPKYGVRGIPTLMLFKNGNVEATKVGALSKSQLAAFLDSNI; from the coding sequence ATGAGCGAATTCATCACCAACGTCAGCGATGCTAGCTTCGATGAAGAAGTTATCCAGGCTGAAGGTCCGGTACTGGTCGATTACTGGGCGGAGTGGTGCGGCCCATGCAAGATGATTGCCCCGGTCCTCGACGAGATCGCCCAGACCTACCAAGGCAAGCTGAAGGTCTGCAAGCTGAACATCGACGAGAACCAGGACACTCCGCCGAAGTACGGTGTGCGCGGTATCCCGACCCTGATGCTGTTCAAGAACGGCAATGTCGAAGCGACCAAGGTCGGCGCCCTGTCCAAGTCGCAGCTGGCCGCTTTCCTCGACAGCAACATCTAA
- a CDS encoding NADPH:quinone oxidoreductase family protein has translation MKAVLCKAFGPAETLVLEEVASPEAKKNEILLEVHAAGVNFPDTLIIEGKYQFKPPFPFSPGGEAAGVVRAVGEKVGHLKVGDRVMALTGWGSFAEAVAVPGYNVMPIPPRMDFLTAAAFGMTYGTSMHALKQRGNLQPGETLLVLGASGGVGLAAVEIGKAMGAKVIAAASSAEKLEVARAAGADELINYSEQSLKDEVKRLTGGQGADVIYDPVGGDQFDAAVRSIAWNGRLLVVGFASGRIPELPVNLALLKGAAVVGVFWGAFAQRQPQDNAANFAQLFAWHGEGKLKPLVSQTFPLEQAGQAIDCLGRRQAVGKLVVQVR, from the coding sequence ATGAAAGCCGTGCTGTGCAAAGCCTTCGGCCCCGCCGAAACCCTGGTTCTGGAAGAAGTCGCCAGCCCCGAGGCGAAGAAGAACGAGATACTTCTGGAAGTCCATGCCGCCGGAGTCAATTTCCCGGACACCCTGATCATCGAGGGCAAGTACCAGTTCAAACCGCCCTTCCCCTTCTCGCCAGGCGGTGAAGCGGCCGGCGTGGTCAGGGCGGTCGGTGAGAAGGTCGGCCACCTCAAGGTCGGCGACCGGGTCATGGCCCTCACCGGCTGGGGCAGCTTTGCCGAGGCGGTGGCGGTGCCCGGCTACAACGTCATGCCGATCCCGCCGCGCATGGATTTCCTCACCGCAGCGGCGTTCGGCATGACCTACGGCACCTCGATGCACGCGCTCAAGCAGCGGGGCAACCTGCAGCCCGGCGAAACCCTGCTGGTGCTCGGCGCCTCGGGCGGCGTCGGCCTCGCCGCGGTGGAGATCGGCAAGGCCATGGGCGCGAAGGTTATCGCCGCGGCCAGCAGCGCGGAGAAGCTGGAGGTGGCCCGCGCCGCCGGCGCCGACGAGCTGATCAACTACAGCGAACAGAGCCTGAAGGATGAGGTCAAGCGCCTGACCGGCGGCCAGGGCGCCGACGTGATCTACGACCCGGTGGGCGGCGACCAGTTCGACGCCGCCGTGCGCAGCATCGCCTGGAACGGCCGCCTGTTGGTGGTCGGCTTTGCCAGCGGGCGCATCCCCGAGCTGCCGGTCAACCTCGCCCTGCTCAAGGGAGCCGCGGTGGTCGGGGTGTTCTGGGGCGCCTTCGCCCAGCGCCAGCCCCAGGACAATGCCGCCAACTTCGCGCAGCTGTTCGCCTGGCATGGCGAAGGCAAACTCAAGCCGCTGGTCTCGCAGACCTTCCCGCTGGAGCAGGCCGGCCAGGCGATCGACTGCCTCGGTCGGCGCCAGGCCGTGGGCAAGCTGGTGGTGCAGGTGCGCTGA
- the ubiD gene encoding 4-hydroxy-3-polyprenylbenzoate decarboxylase codes for MQYRDLRDFIRGLEQRGELKRIHTPVSPVLEMTEICDRTLRKGGPALLFENPTGFDTPVLGNLFGTPRRVALGMGAEDVSELREIGKLLAFLKEPEPPKGLKDAWSKLPIFKKVLAMAPKVLKDAPCQEVIEEGEDVDLSRLPVQTCWPGDVGPLITWGLTITKGPNKERQNLGIYRQQVIGRNKLIMRWLSHRGGALDFRDWCEKYPGRPYPVAVALGADPATILGAVTPVPDSLSEYAFAGLLRGHRTELVKARGSDLQVPASAEIVLEGVIHPGEMADEGPYGDHTGYYNEVDRFPVFTVERITRRQQPIYHSTYTGRPPDEPAILGVALNEVFVPILQKQFPEITDFYLPPEGCSYRMAVVTMKKQYPGHAKRVMLGVWSFLRQFMYTKFVIVTDDDINARDWNDVIWAITTRMDPKRDTVLIDNTPIDYLDFASPVSGLGSKMGLDATHKWPGETTREWGRAIVQDEAVKRRVDELWTELGID; via the coding sequence ATGCAGTATCGCGACCTGCGCGATTTTATTCGCGGTCTGGAACAGCGCGGCGAACTCAAGCGTATCCACACGCCGGTGTCCCCGGTGCTGGAAATGACCGAAATCTGCGACCGTACCCTGCGCAAGGGTGGTCCGGCGCTGCTGTTCGAGAACCCCACGGGTTTCGATACGCCGGTGCTCGGCAACCTGTTCGGCACCCCCAGGCGAGTGGCGCTGGGCATGGGCGCCGAAGATGTCAGCGAGCTGCGCGAGATCGGCAAGCTGCTGGCCTTCCTCAAGGAGCCGGAGCCGCCGAAGGGCCTGAAGGACGCCTGGTCGAAGCTGCCGATCTTCAAGAAGGTCCTGGCCATGGCGCCCAAGGTGCTCAAGGACGCGCCCTGCCAGGAGGTGATCGAGGAGGGCGAGGACGTCGACCTGTCCAGGCTGCCGGTGCAGACCTGCTGGCCCGGGGATGTCGGGCCGCTGATCACCTGGGGCCTGACCATCACCAAGGGGCCCAACAAGGAGCGGCAGAACCTCGGTATCTACCGTCAGCAGGTGATCGGCCGCAACAAGCTGATCATGCGCTGGCTGAGCCACCGCGGCGGTGCCCTGGATTTTCGCGACTGGTGCGAGAAGTACCCGGGGCGCCCCTACCCGGTCGCGGTCGCCTTGGGCGCCGACCCGGCGACCATCCTCGGTGCGGTCACGCCGGTGCCGGACAGCCTCTCCGAGTACGCTTTCGCCGGCCTGTTGCGCGGCCACAGGACCGAGCTGGTCAAGGCCCGTGGCAGTGACCTGCAGGTGCCGGCCAGCGCCGAGATCGTCCTGGAGGGGGTGATCCATCCCGGCGAGATGGCCGATGAAGGGCCCTACGGCGACCACACCGGTTACTACAACGAGGTCGATCGCTTCCCGGTGTTCACCGTCGAGCGCATCACCCGCCGTCAGCAGCCGATCTACCACAGCACCTACACCGGCCGGCCGCCGGATGAGCCGGCGATCCTCGGCGTGGCGCTCAACGAAGTCTTCGTGCCGATCCTGCAGAAGCAGTTCCCCGAGATCACCGACTTCTACCTGCCGCCGGAAGGCTGTTCCTACCGCATGGCGGTGGTGACCATGAAGAAGCAGTACCCGGGCCACGCCAAGCGGGTCATGCTCGGGGTCTGGTCGTTTTTGCGACAGTTCATGTACACCAAGTTCGTTATCGTCACCGACGACGATATCAATGCGCGGGACTGGAACGACGTGATCTGGGCCATTACCACGCGCATGGACCCCAAGCGCGACACGGTGCTGATCGACAACACGCCGATCGACTACCTCGACTTCGCCTCGCCGGTCTCCGGGCTAGGCTCAAAGATGGGCCTGGATGCCACCCACAAGTGGCCGGGCGAGACCACGCGCGAGTGGGGCCGGGCCATCGTCCAGGACGAAGCGGTGAAACGACGGGTCGACGAACTATGGACCGAGTTGGGAATTGATTGA
- a CDS encoding CDP-6-deoxy-delta-3,4-glucoseen reductase encodes MRVTLQPSGAVLEIRAGERILDAARRLGYDCPQSCRNGNCHICAALLVEGRVRQGDAELDHGELLTCLAEPLGDCVLHWDGVMAPGELPVRELSCQLIDCVEIGGDVFRVHLRTPAGKSPRYHAGQYLLLQRENGEYAAFSLASAPHCGRELELHILARDEATRGLLAFLRRQGFARVQLPLGDTHLAELPAGPLVLIAAGTGMAQMHSLIEHCRAAGFEHPVHLYWGARRPEDFYQLPCWGDWQQLDNLILHQVVSDPCDWSGRCGLLHEAVREDFADLKPLHVYASGSPAMVYATLDALVEAGMDAHQMRADVFAYAPRG; translated from the coding sequence ATGCGTGTCACTCTGCAACCTTCAGGCGCGGTGCTCGAGATTCGGGCCGGTGAGCGCATTCTCGACGCCGCGCGGCGCCTGGGGTACGACTGCCCGCAAAGTTGCCGCAACGGCAACTGCCACATCTGCGCCGCGCTGCTGGTCGAGGGCCGGGTGCGGCAAGGCGATGCCGAGCTGGACCATGGCGAGCTGCTTACCTGCCTGGCCGAGCCGCTGGGCGACTGCGTGCTGCACTGGGACGGCGTGATGGCGCCCGGTGAATTGCCGGTGCGCGAGCTGAGCTGTCAGTTGATCGACTGCGTTGAGATCGGCGGCGATGTGTTCCGCGTGCACCTGCGCACGCCGGCCGGCAAGAGCCCGCGCTACCACGCCGGCCAGTACCTGCTGCTGCAGCGCGAGAACGGCGAGTACGCCGCCTTTTCCCTGGCTTCGGCGCCGCACTGCGGTCGCGAGCTGGAGCTGCACATCCTCGCCCGCGACGAGGCGACCCGCGGCTTGTTGGCCTTTCTCCGTCGCCAGGGCTTTGCCCGGGTGCAGTTGCCACTCGGTGACACCCACCTGGCCGAACTGCCGGCAGGACCGCTGGTGCTGATCGCCGCGGGTACCGGCATGGCGCAGATGCACAGCCTGATCGAGCACTGCCGCGCGGCTGGCTTTGAGCATCCGGTGCACCTGTACTGGGGGGCGCGGCGGCCCGAGGACTTCTATCAGCTGCCGTGCTGGGGCGACTGGCAGCAGCTGGACAACCTGATCCTGCATCAGGTGGTCAGCGACCCCTGTGACTGGTCGGGCCGCTGCGGTCTGCTGCACGAGGCGGTGCGCGAGGACTTTGCCGACCTCAAGCCGCTGCATGTCTACGCCAGCGGCTCGCCGGCGATGGTCTACGCGACCCTGGATGCGCTGGTCGAAGCGGGCATGGACGCGCACCAGATGCGCGCCGATGTCTTCGCCTACGCGCCGCGCGGCTGA
- the ppx gene encoding exopolyphosphatase has translation MPHTPAECFPLIAAIDLGSNSFHMVLAKADHGEIRVLERLGDKVQLAAGIDEERMLSEEAMVRGLDCLRRFAQLTASLPEGALRIVGTNALREARNRAEFIRRAEDILGHSVEVISGREEARLIYLGVSHSIADTPGKRLVTDIGGGSTEFIVGQRFEPLLRESLQMGCVSYTQRFFRDGKITPARYAQAYTAARLEVMGIEHALRRHKWEDAVGASGTIKAIGLAIQAAGLGAGEVTPEGLAWLKRKIFKLGEVDKLDLDGIKPDRRGIFPAGLAILEAIFDACDIQRMSHSEGALREGVLYDLLGRHHHEDVRDRTLSALMERYHVDLEQAARVESKALEALEQVKDSWALSDDWHRELLIWAARVHEIGLDIAHYQYHKHGAYLVEHSDLAGFSRLDQQMLALLVRGHRRNIPKDKLADFGAEGVKLVRLCALLRFAILFHHIRGTQEMPQVQLRADQSSLEIHFPDDWLAANPLTQADFTQEAEWLKRVGIELSVR, from the coding sequence ATGCCGCATACCCCTGCCGAGTGTTTTCCCTTGATTGCAGCTATCGACCTGGGCTCCAACAGCTTCCACATGGTTCTGGCCAAGGCCGATCACGGCGAGATTCGCGTGCTCGAACGGCTGGGCGACAAAGTCCAGCTGGCCGCCGGCATCGACGAGGAGCGCATGCTCAGCGAGGAGGCCATGGTTCGCGGCCTCGACTGCCTGCGCCGCTTCGCCCAGCTGACCGCCAGCCTGCCGGAAGGCGCGCTGCGCATCGTCGGCACCAATGCCCTGCGCGAGGCGCGCAACCGTGCCGAGTTCATTCGCCGCGCCGAAGATATCCTGGGGCACTCGGTTGAGGTCATTTCCGGCCGCGAGGAAGCGCGGCTGATCTACCTCGGGGTGTCCCACAGCATCGCCGACACGCCGGGCAAGCGCCTGGTGACCGACATCGGCGGCGGCAGCACCGAGTTCATCGTCGGCCAGCGCTTCGAACCGCTGCTGCGCGAGAGCCTGCAGATGGGCTGCGTGAGCTACACCCAGCGTTTTTTCAGGGACGGCAAGATCACCCCGGCCCGTTACGCCCAGGCCTACACCGCAGCACGCCTGGAGGTGATGGGCATCGAGCACGCCCTGCGTCGCCACAAGTGGGAAGACGCGGTGGGCGCCTCCGGCACCATCAAGGCCATCGGCCTGGCCATCCAGGCCGCCGGCCTGGGCGCCGGCGAGGTCACCCCGGAGGGTCTGGCCTGGCTCAAGCGCAAGATCTTCAAGCTCGGCGAAGTCGACAAGCTCGACCTCGACGGCATCAAGCCGGACCGCCGCGGTATCTTTCCCGCCGGCCTGGCGATTCTCGAGGCCATCTTCGATGCCTGCGACATCCAGCGCATGAGCCATTCCGAAGGCGCGCTGCGCGAAGGCGTGCTCTACGACCTGCTCGGCCGTCATCACCACGAGGACGTGCGCGACCGCACCCTGAGTGCGCTGATGGAGCGTTACCACGTCGACCTGGAACAGGCCGCGCGGGTCGAAAGCAAGGCACTGGAAGCCCTGGAGCAGGTCAAGGACAGCTGGGCGCTGAGCGATGACTGGCACCGCGAGCTGCTGATCTGGGCCGCACGGGTCCACGAGATCGGCCTGGACATCGCCCACTACCAGTACCACAAGCACGGCGCCTACCTGGTCGAGCACTCCGACCTGGCCGGTTTCTCGCGCCTCGACCAGCAGATGCTGGCGTTATTGGTGCGCGGCCACCGGCGCAATATCCCCAAGGACAAGCTCGCCGACTTCGGCGCCGAAGGCGTCAAGCTGGTGCGCCTGTGCGCCCTGTTGCGCTTCGCCATCCTCTTCCACCACATCCGCGGCACCCAGGAAATGCCCCAGGTGCAGCTGCGGGCAGACCAGAGCAGCCTGGAGATTCACTTCCCCGACGACTGGCTGGCGGCCAATCCGCTGACCCAGGCGGACTTCACCCAGGAAGCGGAGTGGCTCAAGCGCGTCGGCATCGAGCTCAGCGTGCGCTGA
- the rho gene encoding transcription termination factor Rho has protein sequence MNLTELKQKPITELLEMAEQMGIENMARSRKQDVIFSLLKKHSKSGEEISGDGVLEILQDGFGFLRSADASYLAGPDDIYVSPSQIRRFNLRTGDTIVGKIRPPKEGERYFALLKVDTINYDRPENAKNKILFENLTPLFPNQRLIMEAGNGSTEDITGRVIDLCAPIGKGQRGLIVAPPKAGKTIMLQNIAANITRNNPECHLIVLLIDERPEEVTEMQRTVRGEVVASTFDEPPTRHVQVAEMVIEKAKRLVEHKKDVVILLDSITRLARAYNTVIPSSGKVLTGGVDAHALEKPKRFFGAARNIEEGGSLTILATALVETGSKMDEVIYEEFKGTGNMELPLDRRIAEKRVFPAININRSGTRREELLTADDELQRMWILRKLLHPMDEIAAIEFLIDKLKATKTNDEFFLSMRRK, from the coding sequence ATGAATCTGACCGAACTCAAGCAAAAGCCGATCACCGAACTGCTGGAAATGGCCGAACAGATGGGCATCGAGAACATGGCCCGTTCGCGCAAGCAGGACGTGATTTTCTCGCTGCTGAAGAAACACTCGAAGAGCGGCGAGGAAATTTCCGGTGATGGCGTGCTGGAGATCCTCCAGGACGGTTTCGGCTTCCTCCGCTCCGCGGACGCCTCCTACCTGGCCGGCCCGGACGATATCTACGTCTCGCCCAGCCAGATCCGCCGCTTCAATCTGCGCACGGGCGACACCATCGTCGGCAAGATTCGTCCGCCGAAAGAAGGCGAGCGCTACTTCGCGCTGCTCAAGGTCGACACCATCAACTACGACCGTCCCGAGAACGCGAAGAACAAGATCCTCTTCGAGAACCTGACGCCGCTGTTCCCCAACCAGCGTCTGATCATGGAAGCCGGCAACGGCTCCACCGAAGACATCACCGGGCGGGTCATCGACCTCTGCGCGCCGATCGGCAAGGGCCAGCGTGGCCTGATCGTGGCGCCGCCGAAGGCCGGCAAGACCATCATGCTGCAGAACATCGCGGCGAACATCACCCGCAACAACCCCGAGTGCCACCTGATTGTTCTGCTGATCGACGAGCGCCCGGAAGAAGTAACCGAGATGCAGCGCACCGTGCGCGGCGAAGTGGTCGCCTCGACCTTTGACGAACCGCCAACCCGCCACGTGCAGGTCGCCGAAATGGTGATCGAGAAGGCCAAGCGCCTGGTCGAGCACAAGAAGGACGTGGTCATCCTGCTCGACTCCATCACCCGCCTGGCGCGGGCCTACAACACCGTGATCCCGAGCTCCGGCAAGGTGCTCACCGGTGGTGTCGACGCCCACGCCCTGGAGAAGCCCAAGCGCTTCTTCGGCGCCGCGCGCAACATCGAGGAAGGCGGTTCGCTGACCATCCTCGCCACCGCGCTGGTGGAAACCGGGTCGAAGATGGACGAGGTGATCTACGAGGAATTCAAGGGCACAGGCAACATGGAGCTGCCGCTGGACCGGCGCATCGCCGAGAAGCGCGTGTTCCCGGCGATCAACATCAACCGCTCGGGCACCCGCCGCGAGGAGTTGCTGACCGCCGACGACGAGCTGCAGCGCATGTGGATCCTGCGCAAGCTGCTGCACCCGATGGACGAGATCGCCGCCATCGAGTTCCTCATCGACAAGCTGAAGGCGACCAAGACCAACGACGAGTTCTTCCTGTCGATGCGTCGCAAGTAA